Proteins from one Streptomyces genisteinicus genomic window:
- a CDS encoding DUF2797 domain-containing protein: MGSPGKAADAVWRCEGSAWPEDGPGAVLRWEGGRVSPLTAGREIGFRALGVRRCVGARGNACPLAAPVSGRTTQARCAECARLDRAHSVAADTMPDDPRPYRVYLAWFGPGLVKVGITGEARGAARLREQGAVAYSWLGRGPLMAARRTEELLRAALGVPDRIPYDAKRAVRADLPQRADRAAEVAALHARAAALPGWAETLERLECRVVDHAGVFGLDGLPPATAVVRELVDGGAVGGRLVAAAGPDLHLRTPDGGVVVVDTRLLTGWSLVRAGADAGAGVPVRALPAVRAEQGGLF, from the coding sequence GTGGGTTCCCCGGGGAAGGCGGCGGACGCCGTGTGGCGGTGCGAGGGTTCGGCCTGGCCGGAGGACGGGCCGGGTGCCGTGCTGCGCTGGGAGGGCGGGCGGGTGAGCCCGCTGACCGCCGGACGGGAGATCGGCTTCCGGGCGCTGGGCGTGCGGCGCTGCGTCGGCGCCAGGGGCAACGCCTGCCCCCTCGCGGCCCCGGTCTCCGGGCGGACGACGCAGGCGCGCTGCGCCGAGTGCGCCCGTCTGGACCGGGCCCACTCGGTGGCCGCCGACACGATGCCCGACGATCCGCGGCCCTACCGGGTGTACCTGGCCTGGTTCGGGCCGGGCCTGGTGAAGGTCGGGATCACCGGCGAGGCGCGCGGGGCGGCGCGGCTGCGGGAGCAGGGGGCGGTGGCGTACAGCTGGCTGGGGCGTGGGCCGCTGATGGCCGCCCGGCGGACGGAGGAACTGCTGCGGGCCGCGCTCGGGGTGCCCGACCGGATTCCGTACGACGCCAAGCGGGCCGTACGGGCGGACCTGCCGCAGCGCGCGGACCGTGCGGCCGAGGTGGCCGCCCTGCACGCGCGGGCCGCGGCCCTGCCGGGCTGGGCGGAGACGCTGGAGCGGCTGGAGTGCCGGGTCGTGGACCACGCGGGCGTGTTCGGGCTCGACGGGCTGCCGCCGGCGACGGCGGTGGTGCGGGAGCTGGTGGACGGCGGGGCGGTCGGGGGGCGGCTGGTGGCCGCGGCCGGGCCCGACCTCCATCTGCGGACGCCGGACGGCGGGGTCGTGGTGGTGGACACCCGGCTGCTGACCGGCTGGTCGCTGGTCCGGGCGGGTGCGGACGCCGGGGCCGGGGTGCCGGTGCGGGCGCTGCCCGCCGTCCGGGCGGAGCAGGGCGGGCTCTTCTGA
- a CDS encoding SigE family RNA polymerase sigma factor, whose translation MTTPVCTYASQAAAPVPSSYTRYTSFSSYVRARGPVLLRTARSLTANPSDAEDLLQTALTKTYVAWDRIEDHRALDGYVRRALVNTRTSQWRKRKVDEFACDELPEPRVLPVADPADHRVLHDAMWRAVMKLPDRQRAMVVLRYYEDLSEAQTAEVLGVSIGTVKSAVSRALGKLREDPELLPVR comes from the coding sequence ATGACCACGCCAGTCTGTACGTACGCCTCCCAGGCCGCCGCGCCCGTGCCGTCGTCGTACACGCGCTACACCTCCTTCTCCTCGTACGTACGGGCGCGGGGGCCCGTACTGCTGCGCACCGCACGGTCGCTCACCGCGAACCCGAGCGACGCGGAGGACCTGCTGCAGACCGCGCTCACCAAGACGTACGTCGCGTGGGACCGCATCGAGGACCACCGGGCACTCGACGGCTACGTGCGCCGCGCCCTGGTGAACACCCGCACGTCCCAGTGGCGCAAGCGGAAGGTGGACGAGTTCGCCTGCGACGAGCTGCCGGAACCGCGGGTGCTGCCGGTGGCCGATCCGGCGGACCACCGGGTGCTGCACGACGCGATGTGGCGTGCGGTGATGAAGCTGCCGGACCGGCAGCGGGCCATGGTGGTGCTGCGCTACTACGAGGACCTGAGTGAGGCCCAGACGGCCGAGGTGCTCGGGGTCTCGATCGGCACGGTCAAGAGTGCCGTCTCGCGGGCGCTCGGCAAGCTGCGCGAGGACCCGGAGCTGCTGCCGGTCCGCTGA
- a CDS encoding bifunctional DNA primase/polymerase, which translates to MAITARQTATLALAHALTAAERGLPVIPLSANKLPALRSPHRGEPEPFACRGECGRPGHGVHDATCDPAAVRALFAAAPWATGYGIACGRSPHRLIGIDLDVRAETDSTAELRLLALEHLFTVPETVTVLTPSGGRHLWLTGPPGVTVPNSASRLAPGIDVRGSGGYLVGPGSVTAHGAYRPAPGTEGLPPAPCPPALLRLIAPPARPRHAAPRSGDGHAPPTAAQGQGLVQFVLAARAGQRNTRLFWAACRAYEHGFGDALADALTRAAVVAGLPEHEARATIASAARLTARTRP; encoded by the coding sequence ATGGCCATCACCGCCCGGCAGACCGCCACCCTGGCCCTCGCCCACGCGCTCACCGCCGCCGAGCGCGGGCTCCCCGTCATCCCGCTGTCCGCCAACAAGCTCCCGGCGCTGCGCTCCCCCCACCGGGGCGAGCCCGAGCCCTTCGCCTGCCGCGGCGAGTGCGGCAGGCCCGGTCACGGCGTGCACGACGCCACCTGCGACCCCGCCGCCGTCCGCGCCCTCTTCGCCGCGGCCCCCTGGGCCACCGGTTACGGCATCGCCTGCGGCCGCTCCCCGCACCGCCTGATCGGCATCGACCTCGACGTCAGGGCGGAGACCGACTCGACGGCCGAACTGCGCCTGCTCGCCCTGGAGCACCTGTTCACCGTCCCGGAGACCGTCACCGTCCTCACCCCGAGCGGCGGACGCCACCTCTGGCTGACCGGCCCGCCCGGGGTGACCGTCCCCAACTCCGCGAGCCGGCTCGCCCCCGGCATCGACGTCCGCGGCAGCGGCGGCTATCTCGTCGGACCGGGATCCGTCACCGCCCACGGCGCGTACCGCCCCGCCCCGGGCACCGAGGGGTTGCCTCCGGCGCCCTGTCCGCCCGCGCTCCTGCGTCTGATCGCACCGCCCGCCCGCCCCCGGCACGCCGCTCCGCGCTCCGGCGACGGACACGCGCCACCGACCGCCGCACAGGGGCAGGGCCTCGTCCAGTTCGTCCTCGCCGCACGGGCGGGGCAGCGCAACACCCGGCTGTTCTGGGCCGCCTGCCGCGCCTACGAGCACGGCTTCGGCGACGCGCTCGCCGACGCGCTCACCCGGGCCGCGGTGGTGGCCGGGCTCCCGGAGCACGAGGCCAGGGCCACCATCGCGTCGGCGGCGCGGCTCACGGCCCGCACCCGCCCGTGA
- a CDS encoding excisionase family DNA-binding protein: MVTVADRLLTVNQVVERLGTGLRFPRWLIEERRITFVKVGRHVRIPESAVEEYVSAHTVAPIVLRPAAAYSYRRAA; this comes from the coding sequence GTGGTGACCGTGGCGGATCGATTGCTCACCGTGAATCAGGTCGTCGAACGTCTCGGCACCGGTCTCCGCTTCCCCCGCTGGCTCATCGAGGAACGCCGCATCACGTTCGTCAAGGTCGGCCGACACGTCCGCATCCCGGAGAGTGCCGTGGAGGAGTACGTCAGCGCTCACACGGTGGCGCCGATCGTCCTGCGGCCCGCCGCGGCGTACTCGTACCGGAGGGCCGCCTGA
- a CDS encoding SSI family serine proteinase inhibitor: MLRRLVLTATVSAAALAAAVPAAVAITPPLPVPLPLPVLVPADDTPEDGPDRLSLVVSQTGNTRTDGRYELECGPAGGTHPSAVSACERLDAFAREGADPFAPVPEGQMCTQQFGGPATARVTGTWRGRPVDAVFDRSDGCEISRWQALEPVLPDTRS, encoded by the coding sequence ATGCTGCGCCGTCTCGTCCTCACCGCCACCGTGTCCGCCGCCGCGCTCGCCGCCGCCGTGCCCGCCGCGGTCGCGATCACTCCGCCGCTGCCCGTGCCGCTGCCGCTCCCCGTCCTCGTGCCGGCCGACGACACGCCCGAGGACGGCCCCGACCGGCTGAGCCTCGTGGTCTCGCAGACCGGGAACACCCGGACGGACGGCAGATACGAGCTGGAATGCGGACCGGCCGGCGGGACCCACCCCTCGGCGGTGTCGGCCTGCGAGCGGCTCGACGCCTTCGCACGCGAGGGGGCCGACCCGTTCGCGCCGGTGCCCGAGGGGCAGATGTGCACCCAGCAGTTCGGCGGGCCGGCCACCGCCCGGGTCACCGGGACCTGGCGGGGACGCCCGGTCGACGCCGTGTTCGACCGGTCCGACGGCTGCGAGATCTCGCGGTGGCAGGCACTGGAGCCGGTACTGCCCGACACCAGGTCATAG
- a CDS encoding DinB family protein, producing MVDLKDELHRKLHEARAGLLSRLDGLGEYDLRRPLTPSGTSLLGLVKHLAGVEYAYLGEAFGRPAPEKMAWIEDGSVWDGADMWARADESSEYLIGLYRRACAHGDRTIGELELDSPGSVAHWPEERRGTTLGVLLVRMVAETAQHAGHADIVRELVDGKGGSDREAQGDDEHWREYVAGIRAAADAYAPGEG from the coding sequence GTGGTGGATCTGAAGGACGAGCTGCACCGCAAGCTGCATGAGGCGCGGGCCGGGCTGCTGTCGCGGCTCGACGGGCTGGGCGAGTACGACCTGCGCCGGCCGCTGACGCCGAGCGGCACGAGTCTGCTCGGGCTGGTGAAGCATCTGGCGGGCGTGGAGTACGCCTATCTCGGCGAGGCGTTCGGGCGGCCGGCGCCGGAGAAGATGGCGTGGATCGAGGACGGGTCGGTCTGGGACGGCGCGGACATGTGGGCCAGGGCGGACGAGTCGAGCGAGTACCTGATCGGGCTGTACCGGCGTGCCTGCGCCCACGGCGACCGCACCATCGGGGAGCTGGAGCTGGACTCGCCCGGCTCGGTGGCCCACTGGCCCGAGGAGCGCCGCGGGACCACGCTCGGCGTGCTGCTCGTCCGGATGGTGGCGGAGACCGCGCAGCACGCGGGTCACGCCGACATCGTGCGCGAACTCGTCGACGGGAAGGGCGGATCAGACCGGGAGGCCCAGGGCGACGACGAGCACTGGCGGGAGTACGTCGCGGGGATCCGGGCCGCTGCCGACGCGTACGCCCCCGGCGAGGGGTGA
- a CDS encoding PAS domain-containing protein, producing MSSRPSRGAARLAAILDALPDGLVLVNANGTVVNANSIALDLFEAPGTALVGRGLLDLVPGFDSRLIPGSMRRPGSSDTRGRTKPARMIARRTDGSEFPVEVTSASLDGREAYDSAGGYTGDELLMLVVRDLTGTVDTEAELARSQRQTEMILRAAAEGVVGTDTDGRVVLVNPAAAQILGFRASDLGGQELHPLILHSRADGEPFPYEESPLADTLKSGRKHRVRGQVLWSKSGARVPVDLTTAPVRDGDQLVGAVMTFTDRRPFDEQTEQHAAELAATEERLGAELAGTTERLTAELAAAAEKHEAELADRTERYAAELEAGAERFEELSARHAQLTAVLGDSLRGPLEELRSELGALAADPAGQLWPEANQILHHLAAGYARMTTLVDNVLGYQRLDTGTERLVKANVLLDGIVAAGVEGAVELIGPGRVQFAVHAPPIEAEVDGARLATALAHLVADVAGVDSTGKARVVPGGGYVDSTIVVAAAQRGDVVRIEVRGPFSGGDPVHAPIVRGIVRAHGGVLQTHEVPGTGGSAYVLEVPLGEGSGTVPPAPAPETAPALPAQQAGGSPSLGGGRRRARRSSTDAFLESPVAAEDPVAAEPTGRRRASRPDAEPVPAQDAREVSDRPEGGTDGGTGRRRGRPSPAEQPGTPQAAEGAVVTAAEGAGGRAAFGETVPPQGVPVDAHGLAGPPSGRRARREVEPARGRLPELAAAAPEGTAAQQPAGRRARRALAAAPRPEPEAPVRSSPFALPPAEADRVPAPAAVPEAEQHTAERHAAGLHDAERRDAERHDAERHDAVPEVTGPQQQHTPPQQHPAPTGRRRAAAPAEETPAEGIPAQDTPARGTARTPAADAPGPATAPPADASPGDAHATPAAGTPAGRDTGTGAVRVPPARVAQPLPAEEPAADSTQGRAFSVRTLGQGVPFAQHLTQQQNQSLGSGRRRKLGTRPDSELPEAAERPQPQSAPAPVPAPAKPAAPAPGASRMPVDRSEGRAYAIGAPDDGAEGPQPLDGPGGAVEVANRPLPRPVDDELPPEPLDNPRRLLVWPAPDVSTQQALSDRGYRPVVVHSREEVDAQIAAFPAALFVDPLTGPITRTALQSLRQAAVAAEVPVLVTAGLGQATREAAYGADPAVLLKALAPRDSEQHPSRVLLIEEHEEIALALTETLERRGMQVARAAADADAVTLAGQMRPNLVVMDLMQVRRRRAGIIDWLRANGRLNRTPLVVYTSAGLDQAELPRLASGETALFLAERSTSDEVQARIVDLLAKIGTN from the coding sequence GTGAGCAGCAGGCCATCCCGAGGCGCTGCTCGCCTCGCAGCCATACTCGACGCCCTTCCGGACGGGCTCGTGCTCGTCAACGCCAACGGCACGGTCGTCAACGCCAACAGCATCGCCCTCGATCTCTTCGAGGCGCCGGGCACGGCGCTGGTGGGGCGGGGCCTGCTCGACCTGGTGCCGGGCTTCGACTCCCGGCTGATCCCCGGGTCCATGCGCCGTCCCGGCTCGTCGGACACCCGCGGGCGCACCAAGCCCGCCCGGATGATCGCGCGCCGCACCGACGGCAGCGAGTTCCCGGTCGAGGTGACGAGCGCGAGCCTGGACGGGCGGGAGGCGTACGACTCGGCCGGCGGATACACCGGCGACGAGTTGCTGATGCTGGTCGTGCGGGACCTGACGGGGACCGTCGACACCGAGGCGGAGCTGGCCCGTTCGCAGCGGCAGACCGAGATGATCCTGCGCGCCGCGGCCGAGGGCGTGGTCGGCACCGACACCGACGGCCGGGTCGTCCTCGTCAACCCGGCCGCCGCGCAGATCCTCGGATTCCGCGCCAGCGACCTCGGCGGCCAGGAGCTGCACCCGCTGATCCTGCACTCCCGGGCGGACGGCGAGCCGTTCCCGTACGAGGAGTCGCCGCTCGCGGACACGCTCAAGTCCGGGCGCAAGCACCGCGTGCGCGGTCAGGTCCTCTGGTCGAAGAGCGGCGCCAGGGTGCCCGTCGACCTGACGACCGCCCCGGTCCGCGACGGCGACCAGCTGGTCGGCGCGGTGATGACCTTCACCGACCGGCGGCCGTTCGACGAGCAGACCGAGCAGCACGCGGCCGAGCTCGCGGCGACCGAGGAACGGCTGGGCGCCGAACTCGCCGGGACGACCGAGCGGCTCACGGCCGAGCTCGCGGCGGCGGCGGAGAAGCACGAGGCGGAGCTGGCCGACCGGACCGAGCGGTACGCGGCCGAGCTGGAGGCCGGCGCGGAACGCTTCGAGGAGCTGAGCGCGCGGCACGCCCAGCTGACCGCCGTGCTCGGCGACTCGCTCCGCGGCCCGCTGGAGGAACTCCGCTCCGAACTGGGCGCCCTGGCGGCGGACCCCGCCGGGCAGCTGTGGCCCGAGGCGAACCAGATCCTGCACCATCTCGCCGCCGGATACGCCCGGATGACGACACTTGTCGACAATGTGCTCGGCTACCAGCGTCTGGACACCGGCACCGAACGTCTCGTCAAGGCGAACGTCCTGCTCGACGGGATCGTCGCCGCCGGCGTCGAGGGCGCCGTCGAGCTGATCGGCCCCGGACGCGTCCAGTTCGCGGTGCACGCTCCCCCGATAGAGGCCGAGGTCGACGGGGCCCGGCTGGCGACCGCGCTCGCGCACCTGGTCGCCGACGTCGCCGGGGTCGACTCCACCGGCAAGGCACGCGTGGTCCCCGGCGGCGGGTACGTGGACTCCACGATCGTGGTCGCCGCGGCCCAGCGCGGCGACGTGGTGCGGATCGAGGTCCGCGGGCCGTTCTCCGGCGGCGACCCGGTGCACGCACCGATCGTGCGCGGCATCGTCCGGGCCCACGGCGGCGTGCTCCAGACCCATGAGGTGCCCGGGACCGGCGGCAGCGCCTACGTCCTGGAGGTGCCGCTCGGCGAGGGCTCCGGAACCGTGCCGCCCGCACCGGCCCCGGAGACCGCACCCGCCCTGCCCGCCCAGCAGGCGGGCGGTTCCCCGTCTCTGGGCGGCGGACGCCGCCGGGCGCGCCGCTCGTCGACCGACGCCTTCCTGGAGAGCCCGGTCGCGGCCGAGGACCCGGTGGCGGCGGAGCCGACCGGGCGGCGCCGCGCGAGCCGTCCGGACGCGGAGCCGGTCCCGGCGCAGGACGCCCGCGAGGTGTCCGACCGCCCGGAGGGCGGCACGGACGGCGGCACCGGCCGCCGTCGCGGCCGCCCCAGCCCCGCCGAGCAGCCCGGCACGCCGCAGGCGGCCGAAGGCGCCGTGGTGACCGCGGCCGAGGGCGCCGGCGGCCGGGCGGCGTTCGGCGAGACCGTCCCGCCGCAGGGCGTGCCGGTCGACGCGCACGGGCTGGCGGGACCGCCGTCCGGGCGCCGCGCACGGCGCGAGGTGGAACCGGCCCGGGGCCGTCTGCCCGAGCTCGCGGCCGCGGCTCCCGAGGGGACGGCTGCCCAGCAGCCCGCCGGACGCCGGGCCCGGCGCGCGCTCGCGGCCGCGCCGCGTCCCGAGCCCGAGGCGCCGGTCCGCAGCAGCCCGTTCGCGCTCCCGCCCGCGGAGGCCGACCGGGTGCCGGCCCCGGCCGCCGTGCCCGAGGCGGAACAGCACACCGCGGAACGGCACGCCGCCGGACTCCATGACGCCGAACGCCGTGACGCCGAGCGGCACGACGCCGAACGCCATGACGCGGTGCCCGAGGTCACCGGCCCCCAGCAGCAGCACACACCGCCGCAGCAGCACCCCGCGCCCACCGGCAGGCGGCGGGCCGCCGCCCCGGCGGAGGAGACGCCCGCGGAGGGGATTCCCGCACAGGACACCCCTGCCCGGGGCACGGCCCGGACCCCGGCGGCGGACGCCCCCGGACCGGCCACCGCTCCCCCTGCCGACGCCTCGCCGGGCGACGCTCACGCCACTCCCGCGGCCGGGACACCGGCGGGCCGGGACACCGGCACCGGAGCGGTGCGCGTCCCCCCGGCCAGGGTGGCCCAGCCGCTGCCCGCCGAGGAGCCCGCGGCCGACTCGACCCAGGGGCGCGCCTTCAGCGTGCGCACCCTCGGCCAGGGCGTGCCCTTCGCCCAGCACCTCACCCAGCAGCAGAACCAGTCGCTCGGTTCGGGCCGCCGCCGCAAGCTGGGCACCCGCCCGGACAGCGAGCTGCCCGAGGCCGCGGAGCGGCCCCAGCCGCAGTCCGCGCCGGCGCCCGTGCCGGCACCGGCGAAGCCCGCCGCACCGGCACCAGGCGCCTCCCGGATGCCGGTGGACCGCTCGGAGGGACGTGCCTACGCCATAGGGGCGCCCGACGACGGCGCCGAGGGCCCGCAGCCGCTCGACGGCCCCGGGGGAGCGGTGGAGGTCGCCAACCGCCCGCTGCCGCGGCCCGTGGACGACGAGCTGCCGCCCGAGCCGCTCGACAATCCGCGCAGGCTCCTGGTGTGGCCCGCGCCGGACGTCTCCACCCAGCAGGCGCTGAGCGACCGGGGCTACCGCCCCGTGGTCGTGCACTCGCGCGAGGAGGTCGACGCCCAGATCGCCGCGTTCCCCGCGGCGCTCTTCGTCGATCCGCTGACCGGACCGATCACCCGGACCGCGCTGCAGTCGCTGCGTCAGGCCGCCGTCGCCGCCGAGGTGCCGGTGCTGGTGACGGCCGGGCTCGGGCAGGCGACCCGGGAGGCCGCGTACGGGGCCGACCCCGCGGTGCTGCTCAAGGCGCTGGCGCCGCGCGACAGCGAGCAGCATCCCTCCCGGGTGCTGCTGATCGAGGAGCACGAGGAGATCGCGCTCGCCCTGACCGAGACGCTGGAGCGGCGCGGGATGCAGGTGGCGCGGGCGGCGGCCGACGCGGACGCCGTCACGCTGGCCGGCCAGATGCGCCCCAACCTCGTGGTGATGGACCTGATGCAGGTACGGCGCCGCCGGGCGGGCATCATCGACTGGCTCCGGGCGAACGGCCGGCTCAACCGCACTCCGCTGGTCGTCTACACGTCGGCGGGTCTCGACCAGGCGGAGCTGCCGCGGCTCGCCTCGGGGGAGACGGCGCTCTTCCTCGCGGAACGCTCCACGAGCGACGAGGTCCAGGCGCGCATCGTCGACCTGCTGGCGAAGATCGGCACCAACTGA
- a CDS encoding tyrosine-type recombinase/integrase, which translates to MAAKRKSRRTFGRIWKLPSGRFQARYPGPDGVLRAADQTFATTTDADRWLARKRIEMEEGRWLDPAEGKTTVRDWSARWLTAVSPQLKHKTQASYRSLINSLIVPALGDRELSSLRPITIVEWVGAMRTRGLSASRVRQAYRVLSQIMRAAVSNEMIGQTPCRGVKLPRMPQTEPHILTPLEASRIVRSATKPHDLLISLLAYAGLRVGEAFALRRADIDVSGGLVLVNENLAEANGTLVFDTPKSHQKRVLRIGPSLAARIGRHLGTLPNGEDALLFVTPGGKPLRYNQWRKAYFDPAVAAAGLTDVTPHDLRASHGTWVADQYGVMTAAHRLGHSNASVTTRHYARPVAVRDEQVAEAADSWLGGHDHERVE; encoded by the coding sequence ATGGCCGCCAAGCGTAAGTCCCGACGCACCTTCGGGCGGATCTGGAAGCTGCCGTCCGGCCGGTTCCAGGCTCGGTATCCGGGGCCTGACGGCGTGCTGCGAGCCGCTGATCAGACGTTCGCGACAACGACGGACGCCGACCGCTGGCTGGCACGAAAGCGCATCGAGATGGAGGAGGGCCGCTGGCTCGACCCCGCTGAGGGGAAGACCACCGTCCGCGATTGGTCGGCACGATGGCTCACCGCGGTCTCCCCGCAGCTCAAGCACAAGACACAGGCGTCGTACCGATCCCTGATCAACTCGCTGATCGTGCCGGCGCTCGGTGACCGTGAGCTTTCCAGCCTCCGGCCTATCACCATCGTCGAATGGGTCGGTGCGATGAGGACCCGTGGTCTCAGCGCCTCGCGGGTCAGGCAGGCCTACCGGGTGCTCTCGCAGATCATGCGGGCGGCCGTCAGCAACGAGATGATCGGGCAGACCCCGTGCAGGGGCGTGAAGCTCCCTCGCATGCCGCAGACCGAGCCGCACATCCTCACTCCGCTGGAAGCCTCACGGATTGTGCGGAGCGCGACGAAACCGCATGACCTGCTGATCTCCTTGCTCGCCTACGCGGGTCTGCGGGTCGGTGAGGCGTTCGCGCTCCGGCGAGCGGACATCGATGTGTCCGGCGGCCTGGTCCTCGTCAATGAGAACCTGGCCGAAGCGAACGGCACTCTCGTCTTCGACACTCCCAAGTCCCATCAGAAGCGGGTCCTGCGGATCGGGCCGTCACTCGCGGCGCGGATCGGCCGGCACCTGGGGACGCTGCCCAACGGAGAGGACGCTCTCCTCTTCGTCACGCCTGGCGGCAAGCCCCTGCGCTACAACCAGTGGCGCAAGGCGTACTTCGATCCCGCCGTGGCGGCGGCCGGGCTCACTGACGTCACGCCGCACGATCTCCGCGCCTCGCACGGGACGTGGGTCGCCGACCAGTACGGCGTGATGACGGCTGCACACCGGCTGGGCCACTCGAACGCGAGCGTTACGACCCGGCACTACGCACGGCCCGTCGCCGTTCGTGACGAACAGGTCGCCGAAGCGGCGGACTCCTGGCTTGGCGGGCACGATCACGAGCGAGTGGAATGA
- a CDS encoding long-chain fatty acid--CoA ligase, whose protein sequence is MLSTMQDVPLTVTRILQHGMTIHGKSQITTWTGEPEPQRRTFAEAGRRATQLANALRDELGIEGDERVATLMWNNAEHVEAYFAIPSMGAVLHTLNLRLPAEQLVWIVNHAADRAVIVNGSLLPLLAPLLPHLPTIGHIVVSGPGDRSLLADTEAQVHEYEELIAGRPETYDWPELDERSAAAMCYTSGTTGDPKGVVYSHRSIYLHSMQVNMAESMGLTDRDTTLIVVPQFHVNAWGLPHATFMTGINMLMPDRFLQPAPLADMIERERPSHAAAVPTIWQGLLAEVGANPRDLSSMTQVTIGGAACPPSLMAAYEKLGVRLCQAWGMTETSPLGTMAHPPAGLTEEEAWPYRVTQGRFPSGVEARLVGPAGEFLAWDGESAGELEVRGAWIAGAYYGGAGGEDFRPADKFSEDGWLKTGDVGVISPDGYLTLTDRAKDVIKSGGEWISSVELENALMAHPEVAEAAVVAVPDEKWGERPLATVVLKEGSTADYETLREFLAGKIAKWQLPERWAVVPAVPKTSVGKFDKKVIRRQYADGELDVTQL, encoded by the coding sequence GTGCTGAGCACCATGCAGGACGTACCGCTGACTGTGACCCGCATCCTTCAGCATGGGATGACGATCCACGGGAAGTCGCAGATCACCACCTGGACGGGAGAGCCCGAACCGCAGCGCCGCACGTTCGCCGAGGCGGGCCGCCGGGCGACGCAGCTGGCCAACGCCCTCCGGGACGAGCTCGGCATCGAAGGCGACGAGCGCGTCGCGACCCTGATGTGGAACAACGCCGAGCACGTCGAGGCGTACTTCGCGATCCCCTCCATGGGCGCCGTGCTGCACACGCTCAACCTCCGCCTGCCCGCGGAGCAGCTCGTGTGGATCGTCAACCACGCCGCCGACCGTGCCGTGATCGTCAACGGTTCGCTGCTGCCGCTGCTCGCGCCGCTCCTCCCGCACCTGCCGACGATCGGGCACATCGTCGTCTCCGGTCCGGGCGACCGCTCGCTGCTCGCCGACACCGAGGCGCAGGTGCACGAGTACGAGGAGCTGATCGCCGGCCGCCCGGAGACGTACGACTGGCCGGAGCTGGACGAGCGCAGCGCGGCCGCCATGTGCTACACCTCCGGCACCACGGGCGACCCGAAGGGCGTCGTCTACTCCCACCGCTCCATCTACCTGCACTCGATGCAGGTCAACATGGCCGAGTCGATGGGCCTGACGGACAGGGACACCACGCTCATCGTGGTGCCGCAGTTCCACGTGAACGCCTGGGGTCTGCCGCACGCCACCTTCATGACCGGCATCAACATGCTGATGCCGGATCGTTTCCTCCAGCCCGCTCCGCTCGCCGACATGATCGAGCGCGAGAGGCCGTCGCACGCCGCGGCCGTCCCGACCATCTGGCAGGGACTCCTCGCGGAGGTCGGCGCCAACCCCCGTGACCTCTCCTCGATGACGCAGGTGACCATCGGCGGCGCCGCGTGTCCGCCCTCCCTCATGGCTGCGTACGAGAAGCTCGGCGTGCGCCTCTGCCAGGCCTGGGGCATGACGGAGACCTCCCCGCTCGGCACCATGGCCCACCCGCCGGCCGGCCTGACCGAGGAGGAGGCGTGGCCGTACCGCGTCACCCAGGGCCGCTTCCCGAGCGGCGTGGAGGCCCGGCTGGTCGGACCCGCGGGCGAGTTCCTGGCGTGGGACGGCGAGTCCGCCGGTGAGCTGGAGGTGCGTGGCGCGTGGATCGCGGGCGCGTACTACGGAGGCGCGGGCGGCGAGGACTTCCGTCCCGCCGACAAGTTCAGCGAGGACGGCTGGCTGAAGACCGGCGACGTCGGCGTCATCAGCCCCGACGGCTATCTGACGCTGACCGACCGGGCGAAGGACGTCATCAAGTCCGGCGGTGAGTGGATCTCCAGCGTCGAGCTGGAGAACGCGCTGATGGCCCACCCGGAGGTCGCCGAGGCCGCCGTGGTCGCCGTCCCGGACGAGAAGTGGGGCGAGCGCCCGCTGGCGACTGTCGTGCTGAAGGAGGGCTCGACGGCCGACTACGAGACGCTCAGGGAGTTCCTGGCGGGGAAGATCGCCAAGTGGCAGCTCCCGGAGCGCTGGGCCGTGGTGCCCGCGGTGCCGAAGACGAGCGTCGGCAAGTTCGACAAGAAGGTGATCCGCCGGCAGTACGCGGACGGAGAGCTCGACGTCACCCAGCTCTGA
- a CDS encoding DUF5958 family protein, whose protein sequence is MLHPSEVVVNELAQGARTMDEGVAWFGGLTEAGRREVLHHLVLFCRQARAREEDVPESIRRSGIRPTHTPAVMLAKWRFGMGSLPAHELTKSFRLLVALFAIADTRRRTLYCAGGCGHEWHNLPPRQGR, encoded by the coding sequence GTGCTCCATCCGAGCGAGGTGGTGGTGAACGAACTCGCCCAGGGCGCACGGACGATGGACGAGGGCGTCGCGTGGTTCGGCGGTCTGACGGAGGCCGGCCGGCGCGAGGTCCTGCACCACCTGGTGCTGTTCTGCCGGCAGGCCCGGGCGCGCGAGGAGGACGTGCCCGAGAGCATCAGGCGCTCGGGCATCCGGCCCACCCACACGCCCGCGGTGATGCTCGCGAAGTGGCGGTTCGGGATGGGATCCCTGCCGGCCCACGAACTGACGAAGTCGTTCCGGCTGCTCGTCGCCCTCTTCGCCATCGCCGACACCCGCCGGCGCACGCTGTACTGCGCCGGCGGGTGCGGTCACGAGTGGCACAACCTGCCGCCGCGGCAGGGAAGGTGA